A region of Methanocorpusculum labreanum Z DNA encodes the following proteins:
- a CDS encoding peptidylprolyl isomerase, with protein sequence MAIENGTYIKLSYTGSVNGVPFDTTDAEVAKTAGIFREKALYGPAVVKVGAGHVLPGVDEDLAGKEIGTEYTLVLPAAKAFGEHKTEEMKAFDKKTFEKKPEVFERVTIEGREGVVVNKVGNRYIVDFNHPLAGQEVSYVYTIEGVVEDGAEKLAGIIKLLTGRDMKVDAEDKTFVSIEIPAMMAMYNQNWLMTQYMVSQEAFAIFPEIENVKFVESFPRPNYKTEEESAPAEEQAAE encoded by the coding sequence ATGGCTATCGAAAATGGTACATATATTAAACTCAGCTACACCGGATCTGTAAACGGTGTCCCCTTCGATACAACCGACGCTGAAGTTGCAAAGACCGCAGGAATCTTCCGCGAAAAAGCACTCTACGGCCCTGCTGTCGTTAAAGTCGGCGCAGGTCATGTCCTTCCGGGTGTTGACGAGGATCTTGCCGGCAAAGAGATCGGCACGGAATACACCCTCGTTCTTCCGGCAGCAAAGGCATTCGGCGAGCACAAAACCGAAGAGATGAAAGCCTTCGACAAAAAAACCTTCGAGAAGAAACCCGAAGTCTTCGAGCGTGTAACGATCGAAGGACGCGAAGGTGTCGTTGTGAACAAAGTCGGTAACAGATACATCGTCGATTTCAACCACCCGCTTGCAGGTCAGGAAGTTTCCTACGTCTACACCATCGAAGGTGTTGTCGAGGACGGCGCCGAGAAACTCGCCGGCATTATCAAGCTCCTCACCGGCCGCGATATGAAAGTCGATGCTGAAGACAAGACCTTTGTCTCCATCGAGATCCCCGCAATGATGGCAATGTACAACCAGAACTGGCTTATGACCCAGTATATGGTTTCCCAGGAAGCATTCGCGATCTTCCCGGAGATCGAAAACGTGAAGTTCGTCGAGTCTTTCCCACGCCCGAACTACAAGACCGAAGAAGAGAGCGCCCCTGCTGAAGAGCAGGCAGCTGAATAA
- the amrS gene encoding AmmeMemoRadiSam system radical SAM enzyme, protein MTRYPARLWKVSGDKISCGVCARRCKIANGERGFCGVRENTDGVLYADSYGLLTAANLDPIEKKPLYHFLPGTTTFSVSGFGCNFRCKHCQNYTLSQTTSAPAEFVSPEAVVKEAVRLGAASISFTYNEPTISFEYVYDTAKLAKEHGLTSAFITNGYMSKEALLELAPYLGAIRIDLKGFTDEFYKDVCGARLKPVLDTILLSKELGLHLELVTLVIPGYNDSVEEIDSMLDWVTANLGPAVPHHFTAFMPMYHMQNVPRTPFSTLDRIYHQAKAHGLYYPYVGNMPHDPGSKTFCPKCGAVLIERNGFSSSEPGLEGGHCKKCGRKIEGVFSLADL, encoded by the coding sequence ATGACCCGATATCCTGCACGTCTCTGGAAAGTTTCCGGTGACAAGATTTCCTGCGGGGTCTGCGCCCGCAGATGCAAGATTGCAAATGGCGAGAGAGGATTCTGCGGCGTGCGGGAGAATACGGACGGTGTTTTGTATGCTGACTCGTATGGTCTTTTGACGGCGGCAAATCTCGACCCGATCGAAAAAAAGCCTTTGTATCATTTTCTGCCGGGGACGACGACGTTTTCTGTGAGCGGTTTCGGCTGCAATTTTAGGTGTAAGCATTGCCAGAATTATACGCTTTCGCAGACGACGAGTGCCCCTGCGGAGTTTGTTTCTCCGGAAGCAGTCGTCAAAGAGGCGGTAAGGCTTGGAGCAGCAAGCATCTCGTTCACCTACAACGAGCCGACGATCTCATTCGAGTATGTGTATGATACGGCAAAACTCGCGAAGGAACACGGGCTTACTTCGGCTTTTATCACGAACGGATATATGTCAAAAGAGGCTCTTTTAGAACTTGCCCCGTATCTTGGAGCGATTCGTATCGATCTGAAAGGATTCACGGATGAATTTTATAAGGATGTCTGCGGGGCACGGCTGAAGCCTGTTCTTGATACGATCCTGCTTTCCAAAGAGCTTGGTCTCCATCTGGAACTGGTGACGCTCGTGATCCCGGGATATAATGACAGTGTAGAAGAGATCGATTCGATGCTGGACTGGGTGACGGCCAATCTCGGGCCGGCAGTCCCGCATCATTTCACGGCGTTTATGCCGATGTACCATATGCAGAACGTTCCCCGAACGCCGTTTTCGACGCTGGATCGGATCTATCATCAGGCAAAGGCGCACGGTCTGTATTATCCGTATGTGGGAAATATGCCCCATGATCCGGGGTCGAAGACGTTTTGCCCAAAGTGCGGAGCGGTGCTGATCGAGAGAAACGGGTTTTCGTCGAGCGAACCGGGGCTTGAGGGGGGACACTGTAAAAAGTGCGGGCGAAAGATAGAGGGCGTTTTTTCGCTGGCGGATCTGTAA
- a CDS encoding ABC transporter substrate-binding protein — MKKLLIVSGVILTMLCIVFAAGCISEDPQGSIVIMNSDGSTVTLNHTAERIVLLNSNAGEILYLLGDADKVVGISQSIANNAEQVKMYPNATVVGAWNEPDVEYLISLDADLVIGYATSKPKNAEVLASAGIPIVYIDCTKPNTMTQDIVEIGKISGNTEKAQQIAEYYNEVITEVESRVTPISWAPTVYAESYTAYWGQGTDTGMGQLITIAGGSNIMNDAGSKKLSDEWVVSSSPEIIVKLVNNMNDPKAAYNEIVSRTGFNTISAVENDKVWLLRNDLTYGPRSCAAAVALAKMIHPEVFEDMSVESVLTEFNIRFGTDFDVTGLTYPAL, encoded by the coding sequence ATGAAAAAACTGCTGATTGTGTCGGGTGTCATTCTGACAATGCTTTGTATCGTTTTCGCCGCAGGCTGTATTTCCGAGGACCCGCAGGGTTCGATCGTTATTATGAATTCGGACGGGTCGACCGTCACGCTGAACCACACGGCCGAGCGGATCGTTCTGCTGAACTCGAATGCGGGCGAGATCCTGTATCTCCTGGGCGATGCCGATAAAGTTGTGGGTATTTCCCAGTCGATCGCAAACAACGCGGAGCAGGTGAAGATGTATCCGAACGCAACGGTGGTCGGAGCCTGGAACGAGCCGGATGTGGAGTATCTGATTTCGCTCGATGCCGATCTGGTGATTGGGTATGCGACGTCGAAGCCGAAGAATGCCGAGGTTTTGGCGTCTGCAGGGATTCCTATCGTGTATATCGACTGCACGAAACCGAATACGATGACGCAGGATATTGTTGAGATCGGGAAGATCTCGGGCAATACGGAAAAGGCTCAGCAAATCGCGGAGTATTATAATGAGGTGATTACCGAGGTCGAGTCAAGGGTCACTCCGATCTCTTGGGCCCCCACGGTCTATGCGGAAAGTTACACGGCTTACTGGGGACAGGGAACGGATACGGGCATGGGCCAGCTGATCACGATTGCCGGCGGGAGCAATATCATGAACGATGCCGGTTCGAAAAAGCTCTCCGACGAGTGGGTGGTTTCATCCAGTCCGGAGATCATCGTGAAGCTGGTGAACAATATGAACGATCCAAAGGCCGCGTATAACGAGATTGTATCAAGGACCGGATTCAATACTATCAGTGCGGTCGAGAATGACAAGGTCTGGCTTCTCAGAAACGATCTTACCTACGGGCCGAGATCCTGTGCCGCGGCGGTCGCTCTTGCGAAAATGATCCATCCGGAAGTCTTCGAGGATATGAGCGTGGAGAGTGTCCTGACCGAGTTCAACATTCGCTTTGGAACGGACTTCGATGTCACGGGCCTGACCTATCCGGCGTTGTAA
- a CDS encoding ABC transporter ATP-binding protein, translated as MNISVSSVSQKYGSHVVLKDVSFESKSGEVIALLGPNGSGKSTLIKTIADILTPSSGLITIDGVDVQKIDRIDRAKMIGYVPQYFHYTPFTTVLDTVLIGRRPYMSWSVSDDDLSAVDEAMTTMNIADLSDRFVNELSGGQRQRVFIARALAQDPNFFLFDEPTSSLDLRHQLETVATMREIVRRENSGMIIALHDLNLALRYTDKVLLLKDGEMYDYGTPEDVLTTESVRDVYGVDAEFVENAKGKFILSYAPS; from the coding sequence ATGAACATCTCGGTCTCGTCAGTGAGCCAGAAGTACGGCAGTCACGTGGTCCTGAAAGACGTCAGCTTCGAGTCGAAATCGGGCGAGGTCATCGCCCTTCTCGGGCCGAACGGTTCGGGAAAGTCAACGCTGATCAAAACGATCGCCGATATACTGACGCCTTCGTCCGGCTTGATCACGATCGACGGGGTCGATGTGCAGAAGATCGACAGAATCGACCGTGCGAAGATGATCGGCTATGTCCCGCAGTATTTCCACTACACGCCCTTTACGACCGTGCTCGACACCGTTCTGATCGGGCGGCGTCCGTATATGAGCTGGTCCGTGTCAGACGACGATCTCTCCGCGGTGGATGAGGCGATGACGACAATGAATATCGCCGATCTCTCCGACCGGTTCGTGAACGAGCTCTCCGGCGGTCAGCGGCAGCGGGTGTTCATCGCCCGGGCTCTTGCCCAGGATCCGAACTTTTTCCTGTTCGACGAGCCGACGAGTTCTCTCGATCTCCGGCATCAGCTGGAGACGGTTGCGACGATGCGGGAGATCGTGAGAAGAGAAAACTCCGGGATGATCATTGCTCTGCATGATCTGAATCTGGCGCTTCGGTATACAGATAAGGTTCTGCTGCTCAAAGACGGAGAGATGTACGACTACGGGACTCCGGAGGATGTCCTGACGACCGAATCGGTCCGCGACGTTTACGGCGTGGATGCCGAGTTTGTTGAAAATGCGAAAGGGAAATTTATTCTTTCCTACGCTCCATCATAG
- a CDS encoding FecCD family ABC transporter permease: MTNVKIGNTRSAHIYHTIQKRKLLVLITLSVLLVLISILAVGIGSVYIPPGDVLAVFGHALFPGSIASPDDGMADLIVMNYRLPRILLAILAGVALATAGAVMQGLLRNPLVSPFTLGLSSASSFGAALIIVLGPAIFGSLFTGSIILAGVTFSVKSVLLIFSAFIFGWLSVVLVYLISRTKYTSQAIMILAGVVIGYLFQAGLLGLKYVSNDDALRDIVTWLMGGMWGATWQAIAFLLPVVLICFFLVERRAWDLNTLSSGDDVAKNLGINVQRFRISGLLIVSFAASACLAFTGIIGFVGLMAPHLCRMLIGNDYRYLLPASALLGALILLVSDTIARVILAPIEIPVGIIMYILGGLFFLFLITRGHGRYLA, encoded by the coding sequence ATGACAAATGTGAAGATTGGTAACACCAGATCCGCACACATTTATCACACTATTCAGAAACGAAAACTGCTTGTTCTGATCACGCTTTCCGTCCTCCTCGTCCTCATCTCAATTCTTGCGGTTGGGATCGGGTCGGTGTACATCCCGCCGGGCGATGTGCTTGCTGTATTCGGACACGCTCTGTTCCCCGGCTCCATAGCCTCTCCCGACGACGGAATGGCCGACCTGATCGTGATGAACTACCGTCTGCCGCGAATCCTCCTCGCGATCCTTGCGGGTGTTGCTTTGGCAACCGCCGGGGCAGTCATGCAGGGTCTTCTCAGAAACCCGCTTGTCAGTCCCTTCACTCTCGGCCTTTCCTCCGCTTCATCGTTCGGGGCTGCCCTTATCATCGTGCTCGGCCCGGCGATCTTCGGCTCGCTTTTTACCGGAAGCATCATCCTTGCCGGTGTTACGTTTTCCGTCAAATCCGTTCTTCTCATCTTTTCGGCTTTCATCTTCGGCTGGCTGAGCGTGGTCCTCGTCTACCTCATCTCCCGGACGAAATACACCTCCCAGGCGATCATGATCCTCGCCGGTGTCGTGATCGGCTATCTGTTTCAGGCAGGCCTGCTCGGCCTCAAGTATGTATCCAACGACGATGCTCTCCGCGATATCGTCACCTGGCTGATGGGCGGGATGTGGGGCGCCACCTGGCAGGCGATCGCATTCCTTTTGCCGGTCGTTCTGATCTGTTTCTTCCTCGTCGAACGGCGGGCCTGGGATCTCAACACGCTCTCGAGCGGCGATGATGTTGCGAAAAATCTCGGCATCAACGTCCAGCGGTTCAGGATCTCCGGTCTTTTGATCGTCAGCTTCGCAGCGTCCGCCTGCCTTGCGTTTACCGGCATCATCGGGTTCGTCGGCCTTATGGCCCCGCACCTCTGCCGGATGCTTATCGGAAACGACTACCGGTATCTTCTGCCGGCCTCGGCTCTGCTCGGCGCTCTGATCCTTCTCGTCTCCGACACGATTGCCCGGGTCATCCTTGCCCCGATCGAGATCCCGGTCGGGATCATCATGTACATCCTCGGCGGCCTCTTCTTCCTCTTCTTGATCACCAGAGGTCACGGGAGGTATCTGGCATGA
- a CDS encoding metal-dependent hydrolase codes for MQIRYAGHSCFIIEGSKKLLFDPMPLEDPAAVEADLTLISHAHADHIGDAFARFSLTIAVHELSGYLKSLGVKTIGMNIGGSVEWEGITVRMVPATHSSSIRQKDGTSLYMGQACGFVVEMDGHVIYYAGDTGLFSDMKLIRELYHPDIAILPAGGRYTMGPEECMMAAAWIGAKTVIPMHVNTYPEIEQDMPAFKRAIELTTVMHVEIMQPDDVLELP; via the coding sequence ATGCAGATACGATACGCCGGCCACTCCTGTTTCATCATCGAAGGCTCGAAGAAACTTTTATTCGATCCCATGCCGCTCGAAGATCCCGCGGCAGTTGAGGCCGATCTCACCCTGATATCCCACGCGCACGCCGATCATATCGGTGATGCTTTTGCTCGTTTCTCCCTCACGATCGCGGTCCACGAACTGTCCGGCTATCTGAAATCGCTCGGCGTCAAAACGATCGGGATGAACATCGGCGGCTCGGTCGAATGGGAGGGGATCACGGTTCGAATGGTCCCGGCAACGCATTCGTCCTCGATCCGCCAGAAAGACGGCACAAGTCTCTATATGGGGCAGGCCTGCGGATTCGTCGTCGAGATGGACGGGCATGTAATATATTACGCTGGCGACACCGGGCTTTTCTCCGATATGAAACTCATTCGCGAACTCTACCACCCGGACATCGCGATCCTTCCTGCCGGCGGCCGCTATACGATGGGACCCGAAGAGTGTATGATGGCCGCGGCATGGATTGGGGCGAAGACGGTCATTCCGATGCATGTGAATACGTATCCGGAGATCGAGCAGGATATGCCGGCGTTTAAGCGGGCCATCGAGCTGACGACCGTGATGCATGTCGAAATTATGCAGCCGGACGATGTGCTCGAACTGCCGTAA
- the glyS gene encoding glycine--tRNA ligase encodes MAEYEDTYEKVIELARRRGFVWPSSEIYGSVAGFIDYGPLGAMLKRRIEATWRRFYVVQEGYYEIECPTVGIEPIYVASGHVGGFSDKMFQCPHCQEFLRADHVAEAFGIPHAGTMSKEELQNVLVDKECPACGKVLGEVEVFDFNLMFTTSIGPGGQRKGYLRPETAQGMFVDFPRLLRFYRDHLPFGAVQVGKSYRNEISPRQGMIRLREFTQAEAEIFVHPEEKDHPNFSRYADYKMPLWGIAQQEKETPAVVKSMREAVDEGIIANEYVAYYVAMTHDILCTVGFNPDKIRFRQHMPDERAHYATDCWDAEALSDRFGWVEIVGIADRTDYDLKAHSRVSGQKNTVFVQYPEAKKVHHKAIVPNFGKLGPAFKGKAKPISEQMLTATPEADGIHLTIDGEEILVGPEMYTVKDEIVDVFGEDVMPHVIEPSYGIDRMCYMVLEHAYAEDVADGEARTVMRFKKGVAPIQVAVLPLMARDGLDEIAKNLVLELQNEGIQTEYDDAGAIGRRYRRQDEIGTPYCITVDYDTKDDASVTLRDRDSMQQIRGPAAAVLKALPDLLKGKLPFDTSSL; translated from the coding sequence ATGGCAGAATATGAAGACACCTATGAAAAGGTCATCGAACTTGCACGCAGAAGAGGTTTTGTCTGGCCCTCGTCTGAAATATACGGATCCGTAGCCGGCTTCATCGACTACGGGCCCCTCGGAGCGATGCTGAAACGCCGGATCGAAGCGACCTGGCGTCGTTTTTACGTAGTACAGGAGGGATACTACGAGATCGAATGCCCGACCGTTGGTATCGAGCCGATCTACGTCGCCTCCGGACACGTCGGCGGATTCTCGGATAAAATGTTCCAGTGTCCCCACTGTCAGGAGTTCCTGCGGGCCGACCACGTCGCCGAAGCATTCGGCATCCCCCATGCGGGAACCATGTCAAAAGAGGAACTCCAGAACGTCCTCGTCGACAAAGAATGCCCGGCCTGCGGAAAAGTTCTCGGTGAAGTGGAAGTCTTCGACTTCAACCTCATGTTCACCACCTCGATAGGACCCGGAGGCCAGAGAAAAGGCTACCTCCGTCCGGAAACAGCCCAGGGAATGTTCGTCGACTTCCCAAGACTTCTCAGATTCTATCGCGACCACCTCCCGTTCGGCGCAGTGCAGGTCGGAAAATCCTACAGAAACGAGATCTCCCCCCGTCAGGGAATGATCCGCCTCCGGGAATTCACCCAGGCCGAAGCCGAGATCTTCGTCCACCCCGAAGAAAAGGATCACCCGAACTTCTCCAGATATGCGGACTATAAAATGCCGCTGTGGGGCATTGCCCAGCAGGAGAAGGAAACGCCGGCTGTCGTCAAATCCATGCGGGAAGCCGTCGACGAAGGGATCATCGCAAACGAATACGTTGCCTACTACGTCGCGATGACCCACGACATTCTCTGCACGGTCGGATTCAACCCCGACAAGATCAGATTCCGGCAGCACATGCCTGATGAGCGTGCCCACTACGCGACCGACTGCTGGGACGCCGAGGCGCTTTCAGACAGATTCGGGTGGGTCGAGATCGTCGGTATCGCCGACCGGACTGATTATGATCTGAAAGCCCATTCACGGGTCTCGGGTCAGAAAAACACCGTCTTTGTCCAGTATCCGGAAGCAAAGAAGGTCCACCACAAAGCGATCGTGCCGAACTTCGGCAAGCTCGGTCCGGCATTCAAAGGAAAGGCAAAGCCGATCTCCGAACAGATGCTCACCGCGACCCCGGAAGCAGACGGTATCCATCTTACAATAGACGGAGAGGAGATCCTTGTCGGCCCCGAGATGTACACCGTGAAAGACGAGATCGTCGATGTCTTCGGCGAAGATGTCATGCCCCATGTGATCGAACCTTCCTACGGTATCGACAGGATGTGTTACATGGTGCTTGAGCACGCCTATGCCGAGGACGTTGCCGACGGAGAAGCACGCACGGTCATGCGGTTCAAGAAAGGCGTTGCCCCGATCCAGGTCGCCGTCCTTCCGCTGATGGCCCGCGACGGACTCGACGAAATCGCAAAGAACCTTGTCCTCGAACTGCAGAACGAAGGCATCCAGACCGAATACGACGATGCCGGAGCGATCGGACGAAGATACAGAAGACAGGACGAGATCGGAACACCGTACTGTATTACCGTCGACTACGACACCAAAGACGACGCTTCCGTGACCTTAAGGGATCGTGATTCTATGCAGCAGATAAGGGGTCCCGCCGCAGCCGTTCTCAAAGCTCTTCCCGATCTTCTCAAAGGAAAACTTCCCTTCGATACATCCTCGTTATGA
- a CDS encoding DEAD/DEAH box helicase, with the protein MSYISRKNIPENTLEERAYQTNIAKHALSGNTLVVLPTGMGKTAVALLVAAERIPVGKILMLAPTKPLVEQHLRYFSKNLLIDTDEIIMFTGTTPPAKRIDQWKKARFCISTPEVIKNDLIAERYDLKDVSLLVVDECHRTVGNYAYVFIAERYNAEATDPLLLGMTASPGSDPEQVAEICQHLSISVVESRTESDPDVRPYVHEREIEYRTVDLPEDLWLAVSVLNTMIDDRLTSLAALNYRVPKREALSMKALNALMAQIQTRMQEKDPSAYAAISIHAELMKLRHGVTLAESQGTTAFKAYLLRLETEGAGGAGSKAAKRIYEDARFKRLLALCQNWTKELHPKADEVVRVIQEQLITAPDSRIIVFATYRDGVSMLVDHLAKAGIPAKRFVGQASRDTEKGLSQKEQIEAIRQFREGEYTVLVATSVGEEGLDIPSTDLVIFYEAVPSEIRSIQRKGRTGRNSTGKIIVLVTRGTTDETYRWVSNTREKQMQKGVKAMRTGNVPVPQSARVPPAGEAAYAPAEGQLTLADAVIRAVSDENDERPAVTVDNRETHSRVAEHLSNLGVKITLAQLSVGDYAVGDRILIERKTIQDFVDTLIDRDLFGQMKDLAESSIRPILIIEGGSIADLYNLRNLHPNAIRNALASIAADFDVSILFTKDAVETAEMIHAFAKREAGGPGSPRGLHKSKTGRSGKAAVEYILTAFPEIGPKAARDLLREFGSLRSILSASKEDLLRVKGVGEKTANAVLQTPDIEWRER; encoded by the coding sequence ATGAGTTATATCAGCAGAAAAAACATCCCTGAAAACACGCTGGAAGAACGGGCATACCAGACGAATATTGCAAAACATGCCCTTTCGGGAAACACGCTCGTCGTTCTCCCGACCGGTATGGGAAAGACCGCGGTCGCTTTGCTTGTGGCTGCCGAGCGGATCCCTGTCGGAAAAATCCTGATGCTTGCGCCGACCAAACCTTTGGTCGAGCAGCATCTCCGCTATTTTTCAAAAAATCTTCTGATCGACACAGATGAGATCATCATGTTCACCGGCACGACGCCGCCGGCAAAGCGTATCGATCAGTGGAAAAAAGCACGGTTCTGCATTTCAACGCCGGAGGTCATCAAAAACGATCTGATCGCAGAGAGATACGACCTCAAAGACGTCTCTCTTCTGGTCGTCGATGAATGCCACCGGACGGTTGGAAACTATGCCTATGTCTTCATCGCCGAACGCTACAATGCCGAGGCAACTGACCCGCTTCTTCTCGGCATGACGGCATCGCCTGGTTCGGACCCTGAGCAGGTCGCCGAGATCTGTCAGCATCTTTCGATCTCGGTCGTGGAGAGCCGGACCGAGTCGGACCCGGACGTCCGGCCGTATGTCCATGAACGCGAGATCGAATATCGGACGGTCGATCTCCCAGAAGATCTCTGGCTTGCGGTCTCGGTTCTGAATACGATGATCGATGACCGGCTCACGAGTCTTGCGGCCCTCAACTACCGCGTGCCGAAACGCGAGGCCCTTTCGATGAAAGCGCTCAACGCACTCATGGCCCAGATCCAGACCCGGATGCAGGAGAAGGATCCTTCGGCCTATGCGGCGATCTCGATCCATGCCGAGCTGATGAAGCTCCGGCACGGAGTCACGCTTGCCGAGTCGCAGGGAACAACCGCCTTCAAGGCCTACCTTCTCCGTCTCGAAACCGAAGGGGCGGGAGGCGCCGGAAGCAAAGCCGCAAAACGGATCTATGAGGATGCCCGGTTCAAGCGGCTTCTTGCTCTTTGCCAGAACTGGACGAAAGAGCTGCACCCGAAAGCCGATGAAGTCGTCAGAGTCATTCAGGAACAACTGATCACGGCTCCCGATTCCCGGATCATCGTGTTTGCGACCTACCGTGACGGTGTTTCGATGCTCGTCGATCATCTGGCAAAAGCCGGCATTCCGGCAAAACGGTTCGTTGGGCAGGCATCCCGCGATACGGAGAAGGGCCTTTCGCAGAAAGAGCAGATCGAAGCGATCCGCCAGTTCCGCGAAGGTGAATACACCGTTTTGGTCGCGACCTCGGTCGGCGAAGAGGGACTCGATATCCCGTCGACGGATCTGGTGATCTTCTATGAGGCCGTACCCTCCGAGATCCGCAGTATCCAGCGAAAAGGGCGGACCGGCAGGAACTCCACCGGAAAGATCATCGTGCTCGTGACCCGCGGGACGACGGACGAGACCTACCGGTGGGTGAGCAATACCCGCGAAAAGCAGATGCAGAAAGGCGTAAAAGCGATGAGGACCGGAAACGTTCCCGTCCCGCAGTCGGCGAGGGTGCCTCCCGCAGGCGAAGCGGCATATGCCCCGGCAGAGGGACAGCTGACCCTTGCGGATGCGGTAATACGGGCAGTCTCCGATGAAAACGACGAGCGGCCGGCCGTCACCGTCGACAACCGTGAGACTCATTCGCGGGTCGCCGAGCATCTCAGCAATCTCGGCGTAAAGATCACGCTGGCGCAGCTATCCGTCGGCGATTACGCGGTCGGTGACCGGATCCTGATCGAACGAAAAACGATTCAGGACTTCGTGGATACGCTGATCGACCGGGATCTTTTTGGGCAGATGAAGGATCTCGCCGAGTCATCGATCCGTCCGATCCTGATCATCGAGGGGGGAAGCATCGCCGACCTCTATAATCTGCGAAATCTTCACCCGAATGCGATCCGAAACGCGCTTGCATCGATCGCCGCAGACTTCGATGTCTCGATTTTGTTTACAAAAGATGCGGTTGAAACCGCAGAGATGATCCATGCGTTCGCAAAACGGGAGGCTGGGGGCCCAGGTTCACCGCGGGGTCTCCATAAATCGAAGACCGGACGATCCGGCAAAGCGGCAGTCGAGTATATTCTGACCGCATTTCCCGAGATCGGGCCGAAAGCCGCACGCGATCTCCTGCGGGAGTTCGGCTCTCTTCGAAGCATCCTGTCGGCTTCGAAAGAAGATCTTCTCCGTGTGAAGGGTGTTGGAGAAAAAACGGCAAATGCCGTTTTACAGACGCCCGACATCGAGTGGCGCGAAAGGTAA